The Peromyscus leucopus breed LL Stock chromosome 10, UCI_PerLeu_2.1, whole genome shotgun sequence genome segment GGTCTGCGCGCTCCGGTCCGGACAGGTAGCGCTGATGGTTAAATCGGCGTTCCAACTCGAAGACCTGGGCGTGCGAGAAGGCTGCCCTAGAGCGCTTCTTTCGAGGCTTGGGGGCTGcaggctcttcctcctcctccaggccgcccgcctgcccgccgcCAGCCCCGCTGCCCCGTGCACTGCACAAGCCAGGCACGCGTGCACCACCGGGGCTGACACCATCGTCCTCAGCTCTTGGACTGTGGTCGCCTGCGGATTCCggtagggagaaaaaaaagaacccgTCAGACTCGCAGAGGGGAAGTTAGGTCTTAATCGCAGTGGATTCTCAGGGAGGACTGGAAAGGGAAACCCGCTTTGAACCTActgaaaggggaggggaagtTCCAGAGGGTTCTGCTTCAGAACTCTGTCCCTTTCGCTTTTCAAATCTGTATCCCTTTTGGTGCATGCCAAGTGGTAGGGGAACAGTTCTCCCCGAGTTTTCCGGGCCCCAGATTCCCTGCAGTAATGTAGGATACTTCGCCTGAGAGTATCCACAAGCTGTTTTGCACTCAGTTCTGAATCTTGGCATTCTACATTACATTTCTGTTTCTCAGCTCCAGGCCGAACACCTCTGCACACTCACTCAAACATATCCGTTGGCTACACggaagaggaagatgggggtgggggcgcgCAGATCTTGAGGTCATAGGTATATAGAGTCTTCATTCCATAAGCCCAGAATTGCTGTCAGGGGTATGGCGACAGGGTCCACCAGCTAGGCTTGGGGTCCACTTACCTCCCTCGTCTTTGCAAGAAAATCAAGCAAGGAGTGGGTAGTGAGGACCCTGGTCTCTCCCTGATCTGAACCCCCCTTTCCAGCCTCTTCTGGGCTCCCTGTAGCGCACCAGCGGAGAGGTCAGAGATGCGACCCGCTTTGAGCCTCTGTGAGGCCTACAGCAGAGTACACCCAATAGAGGCCAGCTGCGGGGCTTTCAGATCAAGAAATGCACCCGCTGGCGGATAAACAGGCTTGACTCCTGAGTGCCTCCAGGACGACCTGGCTTACACTCCCCACCATCTTCCTCCTTCAGGTAactgcttgtttggttttgtttagctCCTACATGCTCAACCAAAGGCTGCTCTATCAGTCCAGCGGTGAGGGAATTTAAACCGGCCCTTTCCAAAGATTCGTTATTCTTAGGCTGTGACAGGACCTGAAGTCATTAGCTCGGCTGGGCCAGGGAAAAAGCTACGGCCTGCCTTAGGTCTCTAGTCCCCTTTTGCTAAGTTTCGAGATTTTTTAATGGATGCAGCGGAGGCACTGCAGATGAACTCAAAGCTCTTGGTGCAGGTTGTAGGGGCACATGGTACCAAGACGCCCGACTCCAAGAAGCTCGGTTGCTTAAGACTTGCGGCAGTGAGCACCAACGTGCAGAACTTGGAGACTTGGCCAGAGCTAAGTCCAACAGGGCACAGTGTTCCCACAGTAGGCCCACCCCGCCTTGGAGTTCTTGACCTCTTAACCCACCCCTCAGCCCAGCCCTCTTTCCGGAGAAACCCCCCGCAGCAGACCTGAGACGCTGGCTGACATCTCGCTGTCGCTGCGGACCGGGGCTTCCTCCTCCAAGTCCTTGGCGGCATGCATCTCGCAGATCGGCTGGTCCAGGCCCAGGGTCACCCTGGTGCGGCCGGCTCCACTGGCTCCCGGAACGTCCGCGCAGCGCCTCCGGCCCTCGTTCTCCTCACTCAGAGCTGAATCCGAGTCCCAACCTCCGGGGCTTTCCGCGGTCTGCCCCACAGCTGTTCTGGTTCGGGTGGGAGACGCCAGCCGAGAGTCCTCGGCGCCCCCCAGTGCACCCGCGTCGGTATCCCCAAAGAGCCGCCAGCAGCAGACGGCGGGCGCCGCGGCCACCGCCACTTCTGTGCCCCCGGGTGCAGGGCGCCCCTCGGGCGCAGCCAGCACGCCGCGCTCCTCTTTCTTATTGAGGATCGCCTGGATGGAGAAGGGCGTCAAGGTGCTGGCGCCGCGCACAGCCATCTGCGCCACGGATCGGAGCCGGCAGCCGGGCGGGCAGCTGGGTCGCGGGGACAGCTTCGAGCCTGACAGAGAGCGCTGGGCGACCACCGCAGCAGCGCGAGTGTGAGGGGCGCGCCAGGCCCCTGCAGCCCGCTCCTGCGCAGCTCAGCAGCCCCCGCCCCCCTCGGTCCCAAGATCCCGGCCGACCCTAACCCCCACCTAACAGGCCCACCTCCCCtggaccccctcccctccccgaaTCTAGCGCCAGACACACTCTTCCCGCAGCGGGGCTAGGTTATCTCATCTCCCGTGGCCCTCGGGGGCCAGCCGGGGTCTGTCCCCGCGGGGAGGGCCGGTGAGAATTGTCAAGGGTCCCCTCGGTGTCTGCAGTCGCCTCCGGAGCGCCGCGGCGGCGCACCGCCCAAGTCACTTTTCTTTGCGCCTCTGTCTTCCCTGCCTGCAGGGCTTCGCTCCTGGCgggtcctccctcttcccctctgggCTGGCTCTTCCGGAGCCCACCCCTCTGGCGCCCGCGGTGACAGCTGAGGCCCCTAAAATTGGAGACGAACGGGACACCTTTTTACCCTCTGCCCCGGTTttatctgtttcttctctttccttctcctgggtTCCACTGTACCCCCCCTCCCGTCAGAGTGTCATTCCTCACCGCTGAGTGACAGCATCAGGCCACGCCCCTtcactggctgtcctgggctCTCCCGGCACTGGATTGGCTGGTTCCAACTGGGGCCGTTGACTTTAAGAGACACAGCTACGCACTTTGAGTAGCTGAAGACAGGGTCTgagttaaccctttcctccctaagcctCGTTCTTTCAGCATCCTTCAGCAATAAGGAGGGACCCTCATCCCGAAACCTCCTTTCTCATTTCAGCTCATCTAGCCACCTACTCCAGAGCTTTTCTGGAACACCAGATACCAATGCCAGTCGAAATCTTCGGGAAAAACTCAGCGGAAAGCGAGTCCATATGTGTTGTGTAGTTTCTGTTCTCTAGGAAGAACCCCAGAGTCGAAGAACAAAATTAATCGTTTTTTCACTTTTAACTTTCGCGGCTGTTTCTCTGCTAATACTCTTTCCTGAAATAATCTGATAATTCAAATCACTCtagtaaatatatttctttccttaCATTTGATTGGAATGGATTTCTGTAGATGAATTAAAAAGCTAGGTTAAAAAAATGTTAGTTAAGCCTCAAGACAAGCGAAGAATTGGAAGCACCTGGGGAGAGTTTCTGGAGCTGGGTGCCGGGCTCCCTGAGCAATCAACGCTGAATTTAATTGGACTTTGTTCAATGTTTTACatcaagaaaaacataaaaaggcaTTCAATGTGTTCTTTAaatattctgtttcttctgtgttgagTAGAAATAGACAAGTTTTAAAGAGGCTATCTGGACCCAGAACTGATAATATTTAAtgcctttaaaaacaagaatCGTATCCTTTTACTCATTAGaaggaaacaaatacagaatACAAGTATTGTGGTTATGTCATAACATATGTTGACTATTTACATAACTTCGTTTTAATAAAAAGTTTGTTCAAGTGACAGATTTCACTGTTGCGTTAACTTGAGCAGAGCTTTAACAACATCCAACACACAAACTTGAACCACTGAATGCATTCAAATAATTGTGATGTTAATTTAATAAGCTGCGGAGATTGCTTCATTGGTGTCATTAAATTAAGGAACGCCTCCTGGAGCAGTTTTCTCAGGCTGGTTCTGCACAGCAGGAGAGAAGTCGTTGTAGCTATTCCAACTTGTTCGCCTGGGGAGGACAGTCAGAGCTTGTAGACATCAGTGATGCGTGCGTGATAGGTTGCCTATTTTCCTGCCCTATAAAGATGCTGCATGGGTACCTTGGGATGAAAGGTGGGGCTCCCTTAAAGAGGTAGGGCTCTTCATAGCTCTTCACAATTGTGTAAGTTTTAAGGAAAAGATGTAAATTTCTTGTTAGTGTCTCAAAAGTGTAACAGCCAAGCGATGGTCTTCAGGCCAGGAAAGGGACCCAACAAAAtgcttttgaggtttcaaaataaaGTCTTCCCCTCCCCAATGTTTTCATGTCTTATTAAAAttgatttcctcttctctctgccccatGCTGGGGTGTTGAGAATGTATGTAGCTATTTTTCTTTAGGGACCACTGGAGGACAAAGGGACATAgattgccaggaaaaaaaaaaatgaggttagGCAGGTGTAGAGTAGGTGTGCGCTTGCCAGTGGGCATAGGACTCAGTGGGGGCAAGATTCAGTGAGTTCTGGACCTACTGACCGACAAGAATATCTGAGGGTTGGAGGACTGAGTGGTGCGAGAGTTAAGTTTGGGGGGCCATATACTTATTTGAAGTAATGATCACTATTTATTGGCGGAAATAaccggaaagaaaaaaaaaacccaaaccacaagTTGCTACAAGAGGTGGCAGGCGTTTTCAAAGCATGCAGGAAAAGCCACTGTTGGGCGATTTTAGAAGCTGTCAGCGCTGATTGGGTTTGCATGAGAATAACGAAGTGATTTCAACCTGGGTCTCCAGGAGGGGTTGGGAGAAGGACGCTGGCAGAGGTTAACAGATTTTTAGGTTTAGCGAGTGACGGCTGCAGGCAGGGCCAGGAGGAGGGTGTTTGGAGGAAGATAAACACACGGGTTCTGAGCTACAAACCGAGGAAGCTCCTAAAAAGAACACGGCTTGGGAAGGGATGAAAAGGCGTTGGGGGCTATGCGCCGAGATAGCCAGGAAGAACTGAAGTACCTTGAGTATATCCTGAGTCAAGGTCAGTTCTGGAGGTCAGCACGGGCACACAGAGAAGGTCTGGAAGTGCTCCGCGCCAGCGCAGGCACACCCGGGTCCCCAGTCGAGGACAATGGGGGTGATTGCCTCCAGGCTAGGCTGCTAGCTTCAGAAACCCGTAGTCGCCGTGTGGCTCCTGGCCTGTCGCTGGCTCTGAGCTCCGGCCTGGACCCCGGAGTCGGACTTGCTAGCAGCCGAGGTTTGAGACAAAATCTGTCCACACCCTGAGCCTGTCTCTGGGGCcgttccccttcctctctcccaggtCCCACACTCTCCTTTTACTCCATCCgttcctccttcagcctcctccaGCGGCCTCCTCTCCAGGATGCTGCACGGGTCCAGCACTTCTTTTGCAGTCTGGTTCCCGCGCGCCCCCTACGTGTGGCGCCCTCAGTCCCTTAGACAGCTTAGGCCTGACGTGCTGCTGGGCTAGGGTGCTTCCACCCGGGGCAGGGGCGATGCACTGAGAATTGGGAACACCAGGGGAGCTGGGATGGGAGAACCCCCAGCTTCAACCGTTCGCGGCAAGCTTCTACGCACAGGCATGCACTTCTGGGGAGCGCTGGTCCGCGGGGGAATCTTCTGCAGAGGCCACGCTTTGGGTGGCACTCGCACCTCTCTTGACCCGGGGAGCAGAGGTTGGGCCTCCCCTCCAGCACAAGGGTGCAGGGCGCAGTCAAAACTCGGCCCTACTCTTGCAGGCCACAGGACCCACACTCGGCGCTGTGACCTGGATGGAGTCAGTTTCCAGCCCTTTAAAACCGAGCGTAGAGCGGGGCTCTCTCAGCTGGCTATAAAGCTGCGGGAGCAAAGGAGAAGGGATACGATGCGTTTGCTGGCTCGCAGGAGCCTTTAGGGTTCGCTCTGCGGATTGGTGGTCCTCATCCGCAGGCACCCCGGGTCAAATCAGCAGAAACCGAGTTCCCCAGGGCCCAAGTCAACCGGCCCCCAGTAGGGGTTTTCACTCAAAGCATTCTGGTTTATCAGACTGCAGAGGCCAAGGTACCGCCAACACTCAAGAAGTCGGAAATTACTGCTTTATGCCAAGTACATATCACCGAGGGGGGGAGGCGGGTGTGATGAGAGGAAAATTACTCCTACTTTATACATGGGAAGCAGACTCCAAGCCTTCGGTGAGCGGCTAAATCAGGATTCAAAACTGTCTATAATGCCAATCAAGCTGACTTTCTCAACCTAGCTGGTTATTCTCGTTAACCTTCGTGTTTTTCCTCGTTAAACGTCTCCTTACTTGTTTCTGATTAATTATTCACTCTAAAAATGGCTTCTCTGAACCCAGAGAAATCCAAGAAAGCACGCAAACCTAATGATGTTTTCTGTTCTGGACATTTGACAATGCGGCGAGCTCACTCAGGCCTTCGAGTTGAAACCAAACCTAGTAAAGAAGAGAGAACAccctttaaaaaatgataataatcaaCGAACTATGCGTGGTTATACATAGGAGAGGATGTATAGCAAGGTGGCAGAAACCCACTGGCTTCAGAGACAAAATAGTGTTCTCGAGTCTGAGATGCAAAGGAATGACCCCCACGGAAAACACTTTCCCTTGGAGCTTAGCTTTCGCCGGCCcggcaaagaaaagaaaccagaactCAACGACAGGCACAGTGGAGAACGAGCGCCACCTAGCGATCACTCTTCCTGGATGCGCGACATACCCACAGGACAGGTACCTGACTTAGGGAGAGCCCCACAGAAAAAAGTGTTAGTTCCCAATTTTATGCTGCCCCGGTCTCTCTTTGTCCAGCAGCGGAGACATTCTATTTTAAAGTGATGTGAGACACGTCAACATCCTGCTCCTTGTCAGTATTCAGTTCGGTAGTGGCTATAAGGAAGGGAttagggcagagagagaggtgcTGGGCTCATTTGCCCTGGAGGCTGCTGCACCAAGGAGAAGGAGATCAGGACCTGAGCTTGCTCTTATCCACTCCCATTATTCCTCTGCACAGGCTCTGCGGGGCCGACTGCTGGGAGGGTTCAAGTATAGCTCTCCCAAAGTGATTAAGGTACATAAACCTGAGAATTTATTTGGCACCATagaaataccttttaaaatgttttttttttccccttttgagacaggctgtaaCCCATAACCACTATCAGTCTTAAGAATTTTATCATCTTGCAAAAACCGAAATTTTGTCCACATTAGAAGCTAACatgcccctcctcccttccccatcttCTGCCAAGAACCATTACATTTTCCCTACGAATTTGataatagaccaggctggcttggaactcactcaagaatgcctctgcctctccagagttgggactaaaggcgtgaccTGCCATGCCCGGCTGTATCTCTCAGCTACTCTGAGTAATGATGAAATTAATATGTATGCATAAGTTGATGATGAACATAATAGAAAGAGCTATTTGTGTATAGAAAAAACCGCACATGCATATATTTCTTTCAGATCTTGCTTTCAATTCTTCAGAATATAGACTCAGATCACCAGGTGGTACtggaacatacctttaatcccagaactctggaggcagaggtaggcagatctctgtgagttcaaggccaggctggtctacaaagtgagttccaggatagccagggctgttacacagaggaaccctgtgttgaaaaagcATATATATTCAGAAATAGGAATGTTGGGATTctatgattgttttatttttaatttttaagaaacctCAATGCCATTTTTTCAAAATGGCTACTCCATTTTACATTCCTCCCTACAGAGCATAAGTACTCTAATTTTCCTCTCCTTACCAActtctgctgttttctgtcttgGTGAATGTGGCCATTCTAATGAGCAAGTAGTGGTGTGATGTTACAGTGCTTTGCATTTCTTTAAGGATGGATGATGTGTTTATTGGACACATGTATATCTTCTTGGAGAAACGTCTTTCAGGTTATTTGCTTGTTCAGGAAGTGGGCTGCTACTTTGTGGCTGAATTCATGAAGTTCTTTATACATTGTAGATATTGGTTACTTATAGGACAGGTGATTTACAAATACATTCTCCCCTCGTGTTTGCCAGTATTCTCAAATGGATTAGATGAAGTTGAAAAGTGAAAGCAATCCAAGGTGTGTTCTGGATCTGGCCTCAAGTAAGAGTAGCTCAGACTcggaggagaggtggagaggaagaCATTCAGTTTTAGATGTATTATATCTTACCTGCTTTTTAGAGATTCAGGCCCCAAATACTGACATCCTGTAGAATGGGTGACTATCTccatcagtgttctattgctgtgaagagacaccatgaccatggcaactcttataaaagaaatcatttaattggggcttgcttacagtttcagaggttcagtccattattatcatggtagggagcatggtgccatgcaggcagacatggtgctggagaattagctgagagttctacatctggatccacaggcaacaggatgaaagagccactgggcctggtttgggtGTTTGAAACGTCAAAGCCCACTCTCAGcaacacgcttcctccaacaagaccacaccacctaatcctttcaaatagtgccactttctaAACAGTCAAATACATGGACgtatggaggccattcctattcaaagtGATAATAGTTATAAGTCATGTACTGAGAAGGGCCAATGGGCAGGTGTGAAATAAACAGCGAAGAGTATGTTGGGGTAGAAACAGGGTTTGGGGAGTTATCATTTGGAGGGAGGTATTGACAGAGCTGGAGGGAGTGAACTCAGAAGTAACCATAGACTGACCAGAGTGAACTCCATGTGTAACAACATGGACTCACCAACATATTCAGATGGAACTGTGGAGGGAGAGTCCCTGAGAGAGACTGGGAAGAACTAAGGGAGGGTGGTAGTTGAGAAATGAAGAAAGCAACACACCGTCACTATCAAGCAATGTGAGTCAGAGATGTGAGTCAGAGACACCAGCCTTGAGCTTAGCCACGTGGAGACATGAGCCACCATCCTAAGGAGCCATGCTGCAGGATGATTGGCAAAGACCAGGAGGTTGTTTCACTttgtggtactgggaatggagCCCCAGGCCTatcacatgctagacaagcactctattaCTGAGTCCCTTGGCCTGGGAAGAAACCAGTTGGAATTTTTAATGAggtacttttctgtttctgtgataaaataccctgacaagacaaacaaaaaaacaaacaaaaacaagttaagGAAGAAAGAGCTTATTTTGACTTTAAGTTCCACAGGAGACAGAGTCTTCACCAGTCACCCTGCAACATGGATCCTtatggtggtggctcatgtctcCATGTGGTACTTGcctaaataaacacatatatgtaacattgtggtagtttgaaagaaaacgggccccaaagggagtggcattattaggaggtgtggtcttgttggaggaagtgtgtcactgtgggggcacgctttgagatctcttttctcaagcttcactcggtgtgacagtcagttg includes the following:
- the Nkx3-2 gene encoding homeobox protein Nkx-3.2; this encodes MAVRGASTLTPFSIQAILNKKEERGVLAAPEGRPAPGGTEVAVAAAPAVCCWRLFGDTDAGALGGAEDSRLASPTRTRTAVGQTAESPGGWDSDSALSEENEGRRRCADVPGASGAGRTRVTLGLDQPICEMHAAKDLEEEAPVRSDSEMSASVSGDHSPRAEDDGVSPGGARVPGLCSARGSGAGGGQAGGLEEEEEPAAPKPRKKRSRAAFSHAQVFELERRFNHQRYLSGPERADLAASLKLTETQVKIWFQNRRYKTKRRQMAADLLASAPAAKKVAVKVLVRDDQRQYLPGEVLRPPSLLPLQPSYYYPYYCLPGWALSTCAAAAGTQ